One stretch of Dyella jiangningensis DNA includes these proteins:
- a CDS encoding aldo/keto reductase translates to MSLDSYYTLGRSGLRVSRLALGTMTFGDNWGWGAAEDTARAMFDRYLAAGGNIIDTADLYTEGASEELLGRFVEDAGVRDRVVLSTKFSYNAQPGNPNAGGNGRKNILRAVEGSLRRLRTDYIDLYLLHTWDRITPAEEVVRTLDDLVRAGKIRYAGLSDVPAWYASRAQTFAEAHALSPLVNLQLEYSLVERNLEHEFAPMALELGMGITAWSPLGMGLLSGKYKPSEAGGAGEGRLAKVSGLPGFDRFTERNWRIVAVLEEVAQALGKPMAQVALNWVATQPAVASVIVGATKLAQLDDNLSALSFEIPTELRKRLNEASAPDTPFPYWFFGDTQQTRIHGGVSVGSKPADYAPPVYVKAESVGGFKAD, encoded by the coding sequence ATGTCTCTCGACTCGTACTACACCCTCGGCCGTTCCGGTCTGCGCGTCAGCCGCCTCGCCCTCGGCACGATGACCTTCGGTGACAACTGGGGCTGGGGCGCGGCGGAAGACACCGCCCGCGCCATGTTCGACCGCTACCTGGCCGCCGGCGGCAACATCATCGACACCGCGGACCTTTACACCGAAGGCGCCAGCGAAGAACTGCTGGGCCGCTTCGTGGAGGACGCCGGCGTGCGCGATCGCGTGGTGCTGTCCACCAAGTTCAGCTACAACGCCCAGCCCGGCAACCCGAATGCGGGCGGCAACGGCCGCAAGAACATCCTGCGCGCGGTGGAAGGCTCGCTGCGCCGGCTGCGCACGGACTACATCGATCTCTATCTGCTGCACACCTGGGACCGCATCACGCCGGCCGAAGAAGTGGTGCGCACGCTCGACGACCTGGTGCGCGCCGGCAAGATCCGCTACGCAGGCCTGTCCGACGTGCCGGCCTGGTATGCCTCGCGCGCCCAGACCTTTGCCGAGGCGCACGCGCTGTCGCCCTTGGTCAATCTCCAGCTCGAATACTCACTGGTCGAGCGCAACCTGGAGCACGAGTTCGCGCCGATGGCGCTGGAGCTGGGCATGGGCATCACGGCATGGAGTCCGCTCGGCATGGGCCTCTTGTCCGGCAAGTACAAGCCGAGCGAAGCGGGCGGTGCGGGCGAAGGCCGCCTGGCCAAGGTGTCGGGCCTGCCCGGCTTCGATCGCTTCACCGAACGCAACTGGCGCATCGTCGCCGTGCTGGAAGAGGTGGCGCAGGCGCTTGGCAAGCCGATGGCGCAGGTGGCGTTGAATTGGGTGGCGACGCAACCGGCGGTAGCGTCGGTGATCGTGGGCGCGACCAAGCTGGCGCAACTGGACGACAACCTCAGTGCGTTGTCCTTCGAGATACCGACCGAACTGCGCAAGCGACTGAACGAGGCCAGCGCGCCGGACACGCCGTTCCCCTACTGGTTCTTTGGCGACACGCAGCAGACCCGCATCCATGGCGGCGTGAGTGTGGGCAGCAAGCCGGCGGATTATGCGCCGCCGGTGTATGTGAAGGCGGAATCGGTGGGTGGGTTCAAGGCCGACTGA
- a CDS encoding bifunctional GNAT family N-acetyltransferase/carbon-nitrogen hydrolase family protein — translation MAKKNQENTPKLLVRQAKPADVPALVELTGRVYTPEWGHSAEMLRSQQTHFPQGQFVVEYEGKLVGYCATFRIDEATALSPHTWMQITGGGMGSRHRSDGNWLYGMEVVVHPDYRNIRIGQRLYQARKRLCTDLKLRGIVFGGRIPGLARNLQRYGTAEAYVQAVVEGKRRDPTLSFQLSNEFEVIGLLRGYVPSDYDSLGYAAHLVWRNPQLLNQPDIPSIPSTQPLPDLVRVASVQYQQRRIRSFEEFATQVEYFTDIAADYSADFVTFPELITLQLLSIENEELSPVESIRKLSQYTPQVKELFSRLAVHYNINIIAGSHPTEQANGDIHNVCYVCLRDGSIHEQEKIHPTPSERTVWNITGGDTAATIQTDCGPIGVMICYDSEFPEVARHLTDQGALILFVPFCTDVREGYLRVRYCSQARAIENQCYVVLSGNVGNLPGVNNFDIQYGQSCILTPSDFPFARDGIAADSTPNIETVLFADLRLESLARARNAGAVQNLKDRRFDLYETRWTRKSEAKS, via the coding sequence ATGGCCAAGAAGAATCAGGAAAACACCCCGAAACTGCTGGTGCGCCAGGCGAAACCCGCCGACGTGCCCGCGCTGGTCGAACTCACCGGTCGCGTCTACACCCCGGAATGGGGCCATTCGGCGGAAATGCTGCGCTCCCAGCAGACGCATTTTCCGCAGGGCCAGTTCGTGGTCGAGTACGAAGGCAAGCTCGTCGGCTATTGCGCCACGTTCCGCATCGACGAGGCCACGGCTCTCTCGCCACATACCTGGATGCAGATCACCGGCGGCGGCATGGGTTCGCGTCACCGCAGCGACGGCAACTGGCTGTATGGCATGGAAGTGGTGGTGCATCCGGACTACCGCAACATCCGCATCGGCCAGCGCCTGTACCAGGCACGCAAGCGCCTGTGCACCGACCTCAAGCTGCGCGGCATCGTGTTCGGTGGCCGTATCCCCGGCCTCGCGCGCAACCTGCAGCGTTACGGCACCGCCGAGGCCTACGTGCAGGCGGTGGTGGAAGGCAAGCGCCGCGATCCCACGTTGAGCTTCCAGCTCAGCAACGAGTTCGAGGTGATCGGGCTGTTGCGCGGCTACGTGCCCTCCGATTACGACTCGCTGGGTTATGCCGCGCATCTGGTGTGGCGCAATCCGCAACTGCTCAACCAGCCGGACATCCCGTCGATTCCGTCGACGCAGCCGCTACCCGACCTCGTGCGCGTCGCTTCGGTGCAGTACCAGCAGCGACGCATCCGCTCGTTCGAGGAATTCGCCACGCAGGTGGAGTACTTCACCGACATCGCGGCCGACTACAGCGCGGACTTCGTCACCTTCCCCGAGCTGATCACGCTGCAGCTGCTGTCGATCGAGAACGAGGAGCTCTCGCCGGTCGAATCCATCCGCAAGCTCAGCCAGTACACGCCGCAGGTGAAGGAGCTCTTCAGCCGCCTGGCGGTGCACTACAACATCAACATCATCGCCGGCTCGCATCCCACCGAGCAGGCGAATGGCGACATCCACAACGTCTGCTACGTGTGCCTGCGCGACGGCTCCATCCACGAGCAGGAAAAGATCCACCCGACGCCGAGCGAACGCACCGTGTGGAACATCACCGGCGGCGACACCGCGGCGACCATCCAGACCGACTGCGGCCCGATCGGCGTGATGATCTGCTACGACTCGGAGTTCCCCGAGGTCGCACGCCATCTCACCGACCAGGGCGCCTTGATCCTGTTCGTGCCGTTCTGCACCGACGTGCGCGAAGGTTACCTGCGCGTGCGCTATTGCTCGCAGGCGCGGGCGATCGAGAACCAGTGCTATGTCGTGCTTTCAGGCAACGTGGGCAACTTGCCCGGCGTGAACAACTTCGACATCCAGTACGGCCAGAGCTGCATCCTCACGCCGAGCGATTTCCCGTTCGCGCGTGACGGCATCGCTGCGGACTCCACGCCGAACATCGAAACCGTGCTGTTCGCCGAC
- a CDS encoding HAMP domain-containing sensor histidine kinase gives MSPFKSSLYWRLLVSFCAVNLLALLFGGFLTQRFIEYGTAVEINWASLAQSANEVYENGGTGALAVWSQQQRREGIDATLYENGEALTPMRTPAWVRGSLQNWLDEKRDMVLQPWPNIYVAVQQVNGSDGRVRQLVALSRTHSRMRPQTRTTIFLASQAVLSLLFIGLVGWWVARSVARPVEAIRQATRRMASGELSARVGREGQRAHDELAQLARDFDAMAERIEALVTHDRSVLQDLSHELRSPLARLHLILDLAQRSDSAEDAARYFRQAEQEIGRLDHMTGEMLALSRLEGGIPGENRERIDVVSLLHDCIQRANVEAQARRIALSLVSSAPLMVSGSVLLLERAFDNLIANAIKFSPEGSPVELAVRQVDDRACCIVRDHGPGVPDAELSSLFRPLFRGSNASRAEGHGLGLAIAQRVARAHGGDIEARHAEGGGLQVELTLPLAPAVMAG, from the coding sequence GTGAGTCCATTCAAGAGTTCGCTGTATTGGCGGTTGCTGGTCAGCTTCTGCGCGGTGAACCTGCTGGCGCTGCTGTTCGGCGGCTTCCTCACGCAGCGCTTCATCGAATACGGCACGGCGGTGGAGATCAACTGGGCATCGCTTGCGCAAAGTGCCAACGAGGTCTATGAAAACGGCGGCACCGGTGCGCTCGCCGTGTGGTCGCAGCAGCAGCGCCGCGAAGGCATCGACGCCACGCTGTACGAAAACGGCGAAGCGTTGACGCCCATGCGTACGCCTGCCTGGGTACGCGGCTCACTGCAGAACTGGCTCGACGAAAAGCGCGACATGGTGTTGCAACCGTGGCCGAACATCTACGTAGCCGTGCAGCAGGTAAACGGCAGCGATGGCCGTGTGCGGCAATTGGTGGCGCTGAGCCGCACGCACTCCCGCATGCGCCCGCAAACGCGCACGACCATTTTTCTCGCGAGCCAGGCCGTGCTCTCGCTGCTGTTCATCGGCCTGGTCGGTTGGTGGGTGGCGCGCAGCGTGGCGCGCCCGGTGGAAGCGATCCGACAGGCTACGCGACGCATGGCGTCGGGCGAGCTGTCGGCACGCGTGGGCAGGGAGGGGCAACGCGCCCATGACGAGCTCGCGCAGCTGGCGCGCGATTTCGATGCCATGGCCGAACGCATCGAGGCGCTGGTGACCCACGACCGCAGCGTCTTGCAGGACCTTTCGCACGAACTCCGTTCGCCGTTGGCGCGATTGCACCTGATCCTGGATCTGGCCCAGCGCAGCGACAGCGCCGAAGACGCCGCTCGCTACTTTCGTCAGGCCGAGCAGGAAATCGGTCGCCTGGATCACATGACCGGCGAGATGCTCGCGCTGTCACGCCTGGAGGGTGGCATTCCCGGGGAGAACCGCGAGCGCATCGACGTGGTGTCCCTGCTGCACGACTGCATCCAACGTGCGAACGTGGAGGCCCAGGCGCGACGCATCGCCTTGTCCCTGGTTTCGTCGGCGCCGCTCATGGTCTCGGGCAGCGTCCTGCTGCTGGAGCGGGCCTTCGACAACCTGATCGCGAATGCGATCAAGTTCAGTCCCGAAGGCAGCCCGGTCGAACTGGCGGTGCGTCAGGTCGACGATCGTGCCTGCTGCATCGTTCGCGACCACGGTCCGGGCGTGCCCGACGCCGAGCTGTCGTCGCTGTTCCGTCCGTTGTTCCGTGGCAGCAACGCATCACGCGCGGAAGGGCATGGCCTGGGGCTCGCCATCGCGCAGCGCGTGGCGCGGGCGCACGGCGGTGACATCGAGGCGCGCCATGCCGAGGGTGGCGGCCTGCAGGTCGAACTGACCTTGCCGCTCGCGCCGGCGGTGATGGCTGGCTGA
- a CDS encoding LysR family transcriptional regulator yields the protein MATDHTTALRAFRLIARHGSFTRAAAELEVTASALSQTLRQLETHVGVRLLHRTTRRVGLTEAGRAFLERITPALGEIDDAIDALRQHGDRPVGTLRIAVPQMVLETLVAPTLAEFMRAWPEVRVDIQVENRLTDLVAEGFDAGIRLGERLARDMVAVPLGGRQRAVVVGSPSYLEAHDRPQHPRDLAAHDCIRFRFSSGAIYRWEFAHPSGPSKGQWFELDVDGPLTTNDPALAIRAAMDGLGLTHMVELSVRAAIADGRLVTVLDDWLPPFDGFYLYYPSRLQVPPKLRVFIEHLRRSVPHLL from the coding sequence ATGGCGACCGACCACACCACCGCCCTGCGCGCCTTCCGGCTGATTGCCCGGCATGGCAGCTTCACCCGCGCCGCCGCGGAGCTGGAGGTCACGGCCTCGGCGTTGAGCCAGACCCTGCGCCAGCTCGAAACCCACGTCGGTGTGCGCCTGCTTCATCGGACCACCCGCCGCGTAGGGCTCACCGAAGCCGGCCGTGCCTTTCTCGAACGCATCACGCCGGCCCTCGGCGAAATCGACGATGCCATCGACGCGCTACGCCAGCACGGTGATCGTCCGGTAGGCACGTTGCGCATCGCCGTACCGCAGATGGTGCTGGAGACCCTGGTCGCGCCCACCCTGGCCGAGTTCATGCGCGCGTGGCCGGAAGTGCGCGTCGACATCCAGGTCGAGAACCGCCTCACCGACCTGGTGGCGGAAGGCTTCGACGCCGGCATCCGCCTGGGCGAGCGACTGGCACGCGACATGGTGGCCGTCCCGCTGGGCGGAAGGCAGCGGGCCGTCGTGGTCGGATCGCCCTCCTACCTCGAGGCACATGACAGGCCGCAACATCCACGCGATCTCGCCGCGCACGACTGCATCCGCTTCCGCTTCAGCAGCGGCGCGATCTATCGCTGGGAATTCGCCCATCCTTCAGGCCCGTCCAAAGGCCAGTGGTTCGAGCTGGACGTGGACGGCCCATTGACCACCAACGACCCCGCGCTCGCCATCCGCGCGGCGATGGATGGCCTGGGCCTCACGCATATGGTCGAACTGTCGGTGCGCGCCGCGATCGCCGACGGACGGCTGGTCACCGTGCTCGACGATTGGCTGCCGCCGTTCGATGGTTTCTATCTCTACTACCCCAGCCGGCTGCAGGTGCCACCCAAGCTGCGCGTGTTCATCGAGCACCTGCGGCGAAGCGTTCCGCATCTCCTGTAG
- a CDS encoding YXWGXW repeat-containing protein: MRRLMLVGLAFAVMCSALLSLTGCVVVAPRPHYAARVWVPGYYAPGSVWISGHWRG; the protein is encoded by the coding sequence ATGCGTCGACTCATGCTTGTCGGTCTTGCCTTCGCCGTCATGTGCAGCGCGCTGCTTTCACTGACCGGCTGCGTGGTGGTGGCGCCTCGGCCGCATTACGCGGCGCGCGTATGGGTGCCGGGTTACTACGCGCCGGGCAGCGTCTGGATTTCCGGTCATTGGCGTGGATAA
- a CDS encoding formimidoylglutamate deiminase: MAAVIPTRYAADRLWTPQGWIRDAGVQVDDRGMIVGVGEGEGDRLGRWVLPGMPNLHSHAFQRAMAGLAERRGLAHALIPEREDQKAAIHGRTSQQTDSFWTWRETMYAFAASVGPEALQAIAAQLYVEMLKSGYTQVCEFHYLHHQPDGTPYAQPEAMSLALIEAAREAGIALTLLPVLYMSGGFDGRPLAPRQRRFGHDVPAYLRLLQALRAHESDRVRVGIALHSLRAMPAEAMREVLADELAKRCPIHIHIAEQIGEVQDCLATRGARPVEWLFDHAEVDSRWTLVHATHLSAQETRRLAGSGAVAGLCPTTEANLGDGLFPLADYLDAHGTLGIGSDSHISVSPVEELRWLEYGQRLSTRHRNIASRHQGESVGETLWPAALRGGALASGLPVGEVREAARADFIVLDDRAPLLAARDEASVIDSFLFAGNVPLVRDVMVGGEWMVRDAVHRDEDRIAARYRTVMERLAQR, translated from the coding sequence ATGGCCGCCGTCATTCCCACGCGTTACGCCGCCGATCGACTGTGGACGCCGCAAGGTTGGATACGTGACGCCGGCGTGCAGGTGGACGACCGCGGCATGATCGTGGGTGTCGGCGAAGGCGAGGGTGACCGACTGGGGCGCTGGGTGCTGCCTGGCATGCCCAACCTGCATTCGCACGCGTTCCAGCGCGCCATGGCCGGCCTGGCCGAGCGCCGGGGGCTGGCTCATGCGCTCATCCCTGAGCGCGAAGATCAAAAAGCGGCCATCCATGGCCGCACTTCTCAACAAACCGACAGCTTCTGGACGTGGCGCGAAACCATGTACGCGTTCGCGGCCTCGGTCGGGCCGGAGGCATTGCAGGCGATTGCTGCGCAGCTCTACGTGGAAATGCTCAAGAGCGGCTACACGCAGGTCTGCGAATTCCACTACCTGCATCACCAGCCCGACGGCACGCCGTACGCCCAGCCCGAGGCGATGTCGCTGGCGCTGATCGAAGCCGCGCGCGAAGCGGGCATCGCCCTGACCTTGTTGCCCGTGCTTTACATGAGCGGCGGTTTCGACGGTCGCCCCTTGGCGCCGCGGCAGCGGCGCTTCGGTCACGACGTGCCTGCCTACCTGCGATTGCTGCAGGCCTTGCGCGCCCATGAGAGCGATCGCGTGCGCGTCGGCATTGCACTGCATTCGCTGCGTGCGATGCCCGCGGAGGCCATGCGTGAAGTGCTGGCAGATGAGCTCGCGAAGCGTTGCCCCATCCATATCCATATCGCCGAGCAGATCGGTGAAGTGCAGGATTGCCTGGCCACGCGCGGCGCACGACCGGTGGAATGGCTGTTCGATCATGCGGAGGTCGATTCGCGCTGGACGCTGGTGCATGCGACGCACCTGAGCGCGCAGGAAACCCGGCGGCTTGCCGGCAGTGGCGCCGTGGCCGGCCTTTGTCCCACCACCGAGGCGAACCTGGGCGATGGCCTGTTTCCGCTCGCGGATTATCTGGACGCGCACGGCACGCTCGGTATCGGTTCGGACTCGCATATCTCCGTGTCACCGGTCGAGGAGCTGCGCTGGCTGGAATACGGACAGCGTCTCTCCACACGGCATCGCAACATCGCCTCGCGCCACCAGGGCGAGAGCGTGGGGGAAACGCTGTGGCCTGCCGCGCTGCGTGGTGGTGCGCTGGCCTCGGGGCTGCCGGTCGGCGAAGTGCGTGAAGCGGCGCGCGCCGACTTCATCGTGCTGGACGATCGTGCGCCCTTGCTCGCGGCACGTGACGAAGCATCGGTGATCGACAGCTTCCTGTTCGCCGGCAACGTGCCCCTGGTGCGCGACGTGATGGTGGGCGGTGAATGGATGGTGCGCGATGCCGTGCACCGCGACGAAGACCGCATCGCCGCACGCTACCGCACGGTGATGGAGCGGCTGGCGCAACGCTGA
- a CDS encoding Spy/CpxP family protein refolding chaperone, whose amino-acid sequence MRKNITLALAMASALALAPFAIAAAAGQDGGPHDGWHGGHGHEFAGAYAKLNLSDAQKANIKQIMQNAFSQTKTQRQNLRQQREAFEQMAPNASGYQAAATALAQAEGAAATARVQQRAAIRAQIYAVLTPAQQAQLATMKADRQARRQQWQQFKARHPASGSSTAQ is encoded by the coding sequence ATGCGCAAGAACATTACCCTCGCCCTGGCCATGGCTTCGGCTCTGGCCCTCGCCCCGTTTGCCATCGCTGCTGCGGCCGGCCAGGACGGCGGCCCCCACGACGGTTGGCATGGCGGTCACGGCCATGAGTTCGCCGGCGCCTACGCCAAGCTCAATCTGAGCGACGCCCAGAAGGCGAACATCAAGCAGATCATGCAGAACGCCTTCAGCCAGACCAAGACGCAGCGCCAGAACCTGCGCCAGCAGCGTGAAGCCTTCGAGCAGATGGCCCCGAATGCCTCCGGCTACCAGGCCGCCGCCACTGCGCTGGCCCAGGCCGAAGGCGCTGCCGCCACCGCCCGCGTGCAGCAGCGCGCCGCCATCCGTGCGCAGATCTACGCCGTGCTGACGCCCGCCCAGCAGGCCCAGCTGGCCACCATGAAGGCCGACCGCCAGGCACGCCGCCAGCAGTGGCAGCAGTTCAAGGCGCGGCACCCGGCATCGGGCTCGTCCACGGCACAGTAA
- a CDS encoding response regulator transcription factor, whose amino-acid sequence MPRLLIVDDDRALCGLLKDYLEREGFVVDIAHDSEAGLALLHNPSTRPDLLILDVMMPGRDGLDTLRELRLKHRLPVIMLSAKGEPVDRVVGLELGADDYLTKPCLPRELLARIRAQLRRNAPATAGSMQVGVLRLEPGERRAYVGEQELTLTGAEFQLLLALAQRTGELVDKATLTRMALGRELERFDRSIDVHVSRLRHKLAEASTQSPRIESVRGAGYSLVAGAA is encoded by the coding sequence ATGCCGAGACTATTGATTGTCGATGACGACCGGGCCCTGTGTGGCCTGCTCAAGGATTACCTCGAGCGCGAGGGTTTCGTGGTCGACATCGCCCACGACAGCGAGGCGGGCCTGGCCCTGCTGCACAACCCCTCGACGCGGCCGGACCTTTTGATCCTCGATGTGATGATGCCTGGCCGCGATGGCCTGGATACGTTGCGCGAGCTACGCCTGAAGCATCGCCTGCCGGTGATCATGCTCTCCGCCAAGGGCGAGCCGGTCGACCGCGTGGTCGGGCTGGAGCTGGGCGCCGACGATTACCTCACCAAGCCCTGCCTGCCGCGCGAACTGTTGGCCCGTATCCGCGCGCAACTGCGCCGCAATGCGCCGGCGACGGCGGGCAGCATGCAAGTGGGCGTGCTTCGACTGGAACCCGGCGAGCGGCGCGCCTATGTCGGCGAGCAGGAGCTGACGCTCACCGGCGCGGAATTCCAGCTGCTGCTCGCACTGGCGCAGCGAACGGGCGAGCTGGTGGACAAGGCCACGTTGACGCGCATGGCGCTTGGGCGTGAGCTGGAACGCTTCGACCGCAGCATCGACGTGCACGTGAGCCGCCTGCGTCACAAGCTGGCGGAAGCATCGACGCAGTCGCCACGCATCGAGTCGGTGCGTGGCGCCGGCTACAGCCTGGTGGCGGGGGCCGCGTGA
- a CDS encoding multidrug resistance efflux transporter family protein: protein MRSHAFAAVGLALCSALFFTMTYVLNRSLVAGGGHWAWAVILRYLITLPLLAVVLPWQGGLGELPKELRLYPRPWLLWSTVGFVLFGLPLTWAANSGPSWLVAGSFQSTVLAGPLLAPFIYRDERRRLAWGSVAIGVLILAGVFALQWGHAQGRLQASDWMAMAAVVFSAFAYPLGNRMVLLHLEQTGTRIGATQRVFGMTLCSWPLWLVLAAVTWFTVGPPNMREAWLAGGVALSSGVIATVLFFRATDMVRSEPTSLAAVEAMQAAELLFATVIGASFLGEAWPHGYSALGALMIVVGIALFGWISGRSAAGHDEAVRTLRTDRGA from the coding sequence ATGCGCTCCCATGCTTTCGCCGCGGTAGGACTGGCGCTGTGCTCGGCGCTGTTCTTCACCATGACGTATGTGCTCAATCGCAGCCTGGTGGCGGGCGGCGGTCATTGGGCATGGGCGGTGATCCTGCGCTACCTGATCACGCTGCCACTGCTGGCCGTGGTGTTGCCGTGGCAGGGTGGTCTGGGCGAATTGCCGAAAGAGCTGCGTCTCTATCCGCGCCCGTGGCTGTTGTGGAGCACCGTCGGTTTCGTGCTGTTCGGCCTGCCGCTTACCTGGGCCGCGAACAGCGGGCCATCGTGGCTGGTCGCCGGCAGCTTCCAGAGCACCGTGCTGGCGGGCCCTCTGCTGGCGCCGTTCATCTATCGCGATGAACGACGGAGGCTGGCCTGGGGCAGCGTGGCGATCGGCGTGCTGATTCTTGCCGGCGTGTTCGCGCTGCAATGGGGACATGCGCAGGGGCGTCTGCAGGCCAGCGACTGGATGGCAATGGCGGCGGTGGTGTTTTCCGCGTTCGCCTATCCGCTCGGCAATCGCATGGTGCTGTTGCACCTGGAACAGACCGGCACGCGCATCGGCGCCACGCAGCGTGTATTCGGCATGACGTTGTGCAGCTGGCCGCTATGGCTGGTGCTGGCGGCTGTCACGTGGTTCACCGTCGGCCCGCCGAACATGCGAGAGGCATGGCTGGCAGGTGGCGTGGCGTTGTCTTCCGGCGTGATCGCCACGGTGCTGTTCTTCCGCGCCACCGACATGGTGCGCAGCGAGCCGACCTCGCTCGCGGCCGTGGAGGCGATGCAGGCAGCGGAATTGCTGTTTGCCACGGTCATCGGCGCAAGCTTTCTCGGCGAGGCGTGGCCGCACGGCTATTCCGCATTGGGCGCGTTGATGATCGTGGTCGGCATCGCGCTGTTCGGCTGGATCAGCGGACGCTCCGCGGCGGGGCATGATGAGGCGGTACGCACCTTGCGCACCGATCGCGGTGCGTGA